In a single window of the Dreissena polymorpha isolate Duluth1 chromosome 3, UMN_Dpol_1.0, whole genome shotgun sequence genome:
- the LOC127872634 gene encoding uncharacterized protein LOC127872634 codes for MDKELEDEETRNWVKICLALRCLSESLIPFVQKKSEEQHSINMTFLKKFFGITDYTCSICNLKTLEPYHSQRKPCKYLHVKYKCACSASGKQRCPEETCGKLYDLIKDEHVENNPNWLNSKSELWSDKQHGPWERMKCFIDTHGYKEKSDISMADITALVQICTNNETLQREFGANIRYLHKIRSIRNEVSHASSLKIKTSLFKEYILDVKNALLLQCFDQFRSTDQLQYLESLEQDGQPITVEDEIGAREETLVAVKELIISLEKQLEQIQSLNDANLKASTEDIKEEIAQLTSIEEQHFRQLRERFNQIEGHLKNLQNEYMKTKEKLSKHKSKLDGIKCTLELHTTELSNISKGVASLAMDIKPILQKNAGNYEVLERLERKFDEFGSNLKRVDVSGMKLIVELKTSTGKEELSEFLVESTNGIGRDRVLTELQKCIQTALNQMCIDGVNINCVKNECMAIYFGYLNLKSWLAFVHKYMNREFDQIFVPVQNHLRTYIGYEDLELNVVIHEEDFTISVQSIAFQLDAQLTDVATFTEPLQFDESLKDSRENADIGGKELPHRVGSVGLADEQERTNQHQVSSGKNIAKYVCMTL; via the exons ATGGATAAGGAATTGGAAGACGAGGAGACCCGAAATTGGGTTAAGATCTGCCTCGCTCTACGATGTCTGTCAGAGAGCCTTATTCCTTTTGTACAAAAGAAAAGTGAAGAACAGCACTCTATTAACATGACATTTTTGAAGAAATTTTTTGGTATCACTGACTATACTTGTTCGATCTGTAATCTGAAAACATTGGAGCCGTATCACTCTCAGAGAAAGCCttgtaaatatttacatgttaagTATAAATGTGCATGTAGCGCTTCAGGAAAACAACGATGTCCAGAAGAAACGTGTGGAAAGTTATATGATCTTATTAAAGATGAACATGTCGAAAACAACCCGAACTGGTTGAACTCAAAATCGGAACTGTGGTCCGATAAGCAACACGGACCTTGGGAAAGGATGAAGTGCTTTATTGATACACATGGTTACAAAGAAAAATCAGATATATCAATGGCGGATATCACAGCATTAGTACAAATTTGCACAAACAACGAAACTTTGCAGCGGGAATTTGGAGCTAACATTAGATATCTTCATAAG attcgaagcATAAGAAACGAAGTTTCACATGCAAGTAGCCTAAAGATAAAAACTAGTTTATTCAAAGAATACATTTTAGATGTAAAGAATGCTCTACTGCTTCAATGTTTTGATCAGTTTCGATCAACTGATCAGCTACAGTACTTGGAAAGT TTAGAACAAGACGGGCAGCCAATAACTGTAGAAGACGAAATAGGAGCCAGAGAAGAAACACTTGTCGCAGTCAAAGAACTTATAATCTCATTAGAGAAGCAGCTTGAACAGATTCAGTCTCTTAATGATGCAAATTTAAAAGCGAGTACTGAAGACATCAAAGAGGAAATAGCACAGTTAACAAGTATTGAAGAGCAGCATTTTCGACAATTACGTGAACGATTTAATCAAATTGAAGGACATTTGAAAAACTTGCAAAACGAGTACATGAAGACAAAAGAGAAATTAAGTAAGCACAAATCGAAATTAGACGGTATAAAATGCACATTGGAATTGCACACGACGGAATTAAGCAATATTTCAAAG ggtGTGGCAAGTCTGGCAATGGATATAAAACCAATTCTACAAAAAAATGCAGGGAACTATGAAG TTTTGGAAAGACTGGAACGGAAATTTGACGAATTTGGAAGCAATCTAAAGCGGGTTGATGTTTCAG GAATGAAACTTATTGTCGAACTTAAAACATCCACTGGCAAAGAAGAATTATCAGAGTTCTTAGTGGAATCTACGAACGGAATTGGGCGTGATAGAGTACTTACGGAATTGCAAAAATGTATCCAAACAGCTCTAAATCAAATGTGCATAG ATGGAGTTAACATTAATTGTGTCAAGAATGAGTGCATGGCGATATATTTTGGATATCTGAATTTGAAGAGTTGGTTAGCATTTGTACACAAATATATGAACAGAGAATTTGACCAAATATTTGTGCCGGTTCAAAATCACTTGAGGACCTACATCGGATACGAAGATCTGGAGTTGAATGTGGTGATTCATGAAGAAGATTTCACGATATCTGTCCAGTCGATAG cCTTTCAGTTGGACGCTCAATTGACGGATGTTGCCACGTTTACAGAACCACTTCAATTCGATGAATCTCTAAAAGACAGTAGGGAGAACGCAG ACATTGGTGGCAAAGAATTACCGCATCGAGTAGGGAGTGTAGGTCTGGCAGATGAACAAGAAAGAACGAACCAGCATCAGGTTAGTTCTGGAAAAAACATTGCCAAATATGTGTGTATGACATTGTAA
- the LOC127872633 gene encoding myeloid differentiation primary response protein MyD88-like, with product MSELLKQITETLNDNTGIYMEDDESMMEIRYKYYEERKDAFYERGLKEDKRPPFIYDAFVCYNPDGITDQFFVLKLITELERKHGLKLFVPWRDNLTGGSHNTVCAQLIEQMCRRMIIVLSPQYLKSPASDFQTEFVECLAPESRRKRLIPVEVKRCEIPELLLNNSTCLYYIDAKVLEWFWIRLVYSLKLPLDMQALMSGETNLSHLKNVILDTSGGIPDFSLLASAFSSSSSSSTLNRDRPSSKSSVPSTNLFEPVVPPISSGKYYNISPSVPPSSMLEYTKQKSSKYEQLSDLYGDI from the exons ATGAGCgagttactgaaacaaataacgGAGACGTTGAACGACAATACTGGTATATATATGGAGGACGATGAATCGATGATGGAGATACGTTATAAGTACTATGAAGAACGGAAGGACGCTTTCTACGAACGTGGATTGAAAG AAGACAAGCGACCACCATTCATATACGACGCGTTCGTCTGCTACAACCCTGACGGGATCACAGACCAGTTCTTTGTACTCAAACTCATCACAGAGCTGGAGAGAAAGCATGGTCTGAAGCTATTTGTACCGTGGAGAGACAACCTCACAGGCGGCTCACACAACACTGTCTGTGCGCAACTCATCGAGCAAAT GTGCCGTAGAATGATCATAGTTTTGTCGCCGCAGTACCTGAAAAGTCCAGCCTCTGATTTTCAAACAGAATTTGTTGAATGTTTAGCGCCCG AATCCCGTCGTAAAAGGCTGATCCCTGTGGAAGTAAAGCGATGTGAGATCCCGGAACTGCTGCTTAACAACAGCACTTGTTTGTATTACATCGACGCAAAGGTCCTTGAATGGTTCTGGATACGACTTGTGTACTCTTTAAAGCTCCCATTAGACATGCAAGCTTTAATGTCAGGTGAGACAAACCTGTCGCACCTGAAGAATGTGATCTTAGACACATCAGGGGGCATTCCAGATTTCTCGTTGTTAGCATCCGCATTTTCGTCGTCATCTTCGTCATCGACACTCAACAGGGACCGGCCTTCGTCGAAGTCATCAGTACCTTCAACAAATCTGTTCGAACCTGTAGTACCACCAATTTCTTCGGGAAAATACTATAACATTTCTCCAAGCGTTCCACCGAGTAGTATGCTGGAATATACGAAACAAAAGTCAAGCAAGTACGAACAGCTGAGCGACTTATATGGAGACATATAA